One window of the Archangium primigenium genome contains the following:
- a CDS encoding efflux RND transporter permease subunit: MNITEVCIKKPVFAWMLMAATIVFGLVAAQRVGISQFPDVDYPVISIGVTWEGASPEAVESDIIEPLEEAVMQVEGVKSITSSARQSGGSISVELDLARNVDLSLQDVQARVSQAQRRLPEDMDPPIISKSNPEDQPILTVGVSGPFSQQYISDFARYRLKEVLQTVPGVGEVTLFSSRERNVRIWVDAEKMDARGLTVTDLVAALQREHVEMPAGRIETEGREINVRMMGEALNLETLRHLVVREGEGSPIYLSDVALVEDGFEDLRRQARVNGEPAQGMGIKKQRGANAVAVAKGVREKIATLQADAPEGLDVSINFDSTQFIEESVHEIEFELLLACLLTALVCWAFLGSLSSTFNVILAIPMSLLGTVACIYFLGFTLNTFTLLGLSLAVGIVVDDAIMVMENIFRHAEEGADRVTAAREGTREITFAALAATLAVVAIFLPVVFMKGVIGKFFLQFGVTLCVAVLLSYVEAITLAPARCAQLLKTSREGRGRVGRAVDSAFTWLEGVYGRVLARGLRHPWWVLGGAVGVLALSGLAYQRLSSEFVPSQDQSRLMVRMQTSVGSTLEETDKIFQKAEAFVLGRPEVARLFAVVGGGGGVSSVNGGMLNITLVPPDQRMSQSDFQQVLRKELNSYPGLRAVVMDLSQSGFTASRGFPVEFSVRGSDWEQLIEASTEMRDKLQASGKVVDVDSDYQLGMPELRITPDRARAADLGVSMASVGSTLNALVGGVRVGKYSTGGRRIDVRMRLLKDQRSRPEDLSLLKVRTGTGALVPLSTLVTQEERPALQAITRRDRERAISIFANVAPGSTQQEALETVRRLAGELPGGSRVVFGGSSIAFQESMSSLIFALLLGIGVAYMVLASQFNSFLHPVTVLTILPLSVAGAAFAMAATGTTLNIFSMIGLLLLMGIVKKNSIILVDYALQQRELGATATEAMQRAGPVRLRPILMTTLATMMAAVPAALSLGAGSETRAPMSVAVLGGLSLSTVLSLLVVPAFYVVADRIKTRLGRGESGHEQPPSVPEGKHPAPT; the protein is encoded by the coding sequence ATGAACATCACCGAGGTGTGCATCAAGAAGCCCGTCTTCGCCTGGATGCTCATGGCGGCGACCATCGTCTTCGGCCTGGTGGCGGCCCAGCGCGTGGGCATCAGCCAGTTTCCGGACGTGGACTACCCCGTCATCAGCATCGGCGTGACGTGGGAGGGCGCGTCGCCCGAGGCGGTGGAGAGCGACATCATCGAGCCGCTCGAGGAAGCGGTGATGCAGGTGGAGGGCGTCAAGTCCATCACCTCCAGCGCGCGGCAGTCGGGCGGCTCCATCTCGGTGGAGCTGGACCTGGCGCGCAACGTGGACCTGTCCCTGCAGGACGTGCAGGCCCGGGTGAGCCAGGCCCAGCGCCGGCTGCCCGAGGACATGGATCCGCCCATCATCTCCAAGAGCAACCCCGAGGATCAGCCCATCCTCACCGTGGGCGTGTCGGGGCCGTTCTCGCAGCAGTACATCTCGGACTTCGCGCGCTACCGGCTCAAGGAGGTGCTGCAGACGGTGCCCGGCGTGGGCGAGGTGACGCTCTTCAGCTCGCGCGAGCGCAACGTGCGCATCTGGGTGGACGCGGAGAAGATGGACGCGCGGGGCCTCACGGTGACGGATCTGGTCGCCGCGCTGCAGCGCGAGCACGTGGAGATGCCCGCGGGCCGCATCGAGACGGAAGGCCGGGAGATCAACGTCCGGATGATGGGCGAGGCGTTGAACCTGGAGACGCTGCGCCACCTGGTGGTGCGCGAGGGCGAGGGCTCGCCCATCTACCTGTCGGACGTGGCGCTGGTGGAGGACGGCTTCGAGGATCTGCGCCGTCAGGCGCGCGTCAATGGCGAGCCCGCGCAGGGCATGGGCATCAAGAAGCAGCGCGGGGCCAACGCGGTGGCGGTGGCCAAGGGCGTGCGCGAGAAGATCGCCACGCTCCAGGCGGACGCCCCCGAGGGCCTGGACGTGAGCATCAACTTCGACTCGACGCAGTTCATCGAGGAGAGCGTGCACGAGATCGAGTTCGAGCTCCTGCTCGCGTGCCTCCTCACGGCGCTGGTGTGCTGGGCGTTCCTCGGCTCGCTGTCGAGCACGTTCAACGTGATCCTCGCCATCCCCATGTCGCTGTTGGGCACGGTGGCGTGCATCTACTTCCTGGGCTTCACGCTCAACACCTTCACGCTGCTGGGCCTGTCCCTGGCGGTGGGCATCGTGGTGGATGACGCCATCATGGTGATGGAGAACATCTTCCGGCACGCGGAGGAGGGCGCGGATCGGGTGACGGCGGCGCGCGAGGGCACGCGGGAGATCACCTTCGCGGCGCTGGCGGCCACGCTCGCCGTGGTGGCCATCTTCCTGCCCGTGGTCTTCATGAAGGGCGTCATCGGCAAGTTCTTCCTCCAGTTCGGCGTGACGCTGTGCGTGGCGGTGCTGCTGTCCTACGTGGAGGCCATCACCCTGGCGCCGGCGCGCTGCGCGCAGCTGCTCAAGACGTCGCGCGAGGGGCGTGGCCGGGTGGGGCGGGCGGTGGACAGCGCCTTCACGTGGCTGGAGGGCGTCTACGGCCGGGTGCTCGCGCGGGGCCTGCGCCACCCCTGGTGGGTGCTGGGCGGGGCGGTGGGGGTGCTGGCGTTGTCGGGGCTGGCCTACCAGCGCCTGTCGAGCGAGTTCGTCCCCTCGCAGGACCAGAGCCGCCTCATGGTGCGCATGCAGACGTCGGTGGGCAGCACGCTGGAGGAGACGGACAAGATCTTCCAGAAGGCGGAGGCGTTCGTGCTCGGGCGGCCCGAGGTGGCGCGGCTCTTCGCGGTGGTGGGCGGCGGTGGCGGCGTGAGCAGCGTGAACGGCGGCATGCTCAACATCACCCTGGTGCCGCCCGACCAGCGCATGAGTCAGTCCGACTTCCAGCAGGTGCTGCGCAAGGAGCTCAACTCCTACCCCGGCCTGCGCGCGGTGGTGATGGACCTGTCGCAGAGCGGCTTCACGGCCTCGCGGGGCTTCCCGGTGGAGTTCAGCGTGCGCGGCTCGGACTGGGAGCAGCTCATCGAGGCCAGCACGGAGATGCGCGACAAGCTCCAGGCGAGCGGCAAGGTGGTGGACGTGGACTCCGACTACCAGCTCGGCATGCCGGAGCTGCGCATCACCCCGGATCGGGCGCGCGCGGCGGACCTGGGCGTGTCCATGGCCTCGGTGGGCAGCACGCTCAACGCCCTGGTGGGCGGCGTGCGCGTGGGCAAGTACAGCACCGGGGGCCGGCGCATCGACGTGCGCATGCGCCTGCTCAAGGATCAGCGCTCGCGCCCGGAGGACCTGTCGCTGCTCAAGGTGCGCACGGGCACGGGGGCGCTGGTGCCGCTGTCCACGCTGGTGACGCAGGAGGAGCGCCCGGCGCTCCAGGCCATCACCCGGCGGGATCGCGAGCGCGCCATCAGCATCTTCGCCAACGTGGCCCCGGGCTCCACGCAGCAGGAGGCCCTGGAGACGGTGCGACGCCTGGCGGGCGAGCTGCCCGGAGGCTCGCGGGTGGTGTTCGGCGGCTCGAGCATCGCCTTCCAGGAGTCCATGAGCAGCCTCATCTTCGCGCTCCTCCTGGGCATCGGCGTGGCGTACATGGTGCTCGCCTCGCAGTTCAACTCGTTCCTCCACCCGGTGACGGTGCTGACCATCCTCCCGCTGTCGGTGGCGGGCGCCGCCTTCGCCATGGCCGCCACGGGCACCACGCTCAACATCTTCAGCATGATCGGCCTCTTGCTGCTCATGGGGATCGTGAAGAAGAACTCCATCATCCTGGTGGACTACGCGCTGCAGCAGCGCGAGCTGGGCGCCACGGCCACCGAGGCCATGCAGCGCGCGGGCCCGGTGCGCCTGCGGCCCATCCTGATGACCACCCTGGCCACGATGATGGCGGCGGTGCCCGCGGCGCTGTCGCTGGGCGCGGGCAGCGAGACGCGCGCCCCCATGTCGGTGGCGGTGCTCGGCGGCCTGTCGCTGTCCACGGTGCTCAGCCTGCTCGTGGTGCCCGCGTTCTACGTGGTGGCCGACCGCATCAAGACGCGCCTGGGGCGCGGCGAGTCCGGCCACGAACAGCCCCCGAGCGTGCCGGAGGGCAAGCACCCGGCGCCTACTTGA
- a CDS encoding AarF/UbiB family protein yields the protein MLFQDLNRIRQIGVIAARHGFGEWLERAGVWRLLGRREKVEVAPETQRASTARRFRMLLNDLGPTFVKLGQILSTRADLLPAEYIEELATLQDHVEPIALEEVYTRIREALGQEASTLFKQIDPQPLAAASIAQVHRAVTLEGEEVVVKVQRPGISARIDSDLGVLRSLAKLLEAVVEETGIYSPTGIIDEFDRAIHEELDFIQEAANIRAFQENHRNRPYMTIPQVHAGLSSRTVLTMQFVRGVKVSQAQLSPEDRREVAGHLLDTSFRQLFEDGLFHGDPHPGNILVLEGNRVALLDFGVVGRLTRAMQETLVMLVLAVALKDSDSVARILYRIGAPDARANLMGFRNDIESVLGKYLTTTLGQVDARSVLRDLLDLAVKYHIRVPKEYALLGRASVSTEGILRTLHPDLNVIEVAMPYAKELLADRYDPSQLQGGLMRTLLRFQSMAADLPTQLSQILLDLESGKFSVTVRAEQFDRLNESLRTAAIVMFLGLCACGTIVGVFISFAQAPPWQYHGLPVLGLLGVAMSAALFGATFTWYLFGNRIGFGKVRVRKWLGPATKPPLK from the coding sequence GTGCTCTTCCAGGATTTGAACCGCATCCGGCAGATTGGCGTCATCGCGGCGCGCCATGGCTTTGGCGAGTGGTTGGAGCGCGCCGGGGTATGGCGGCTGCTCGGGCGGCGCGAGAAGGTGGAGGTGGCGCCGGAGACGCAGCGCGCCAGCACCGCGCGCCGCTTCCGCATGCTGCTCAATGACCTGGGGCCCACCTTCGTCAAGCTCGGGCAGATCCTCTCCACGCGCGCGGATCTGCTGCCGGCCGAGTACATCGAGGAGCTGGCCACGCTGCAGGATCACGTGGAGCCCATCGCCCTGGAGGAGGTCTACACGCGCATCCGCGAGGCGCTCGGGCAGGAGGCCTCGACGCTCTTCAAGCAGATCGATCCCCAGCCGCTCGCCGCGGCGTCCATCGCCCAGGTGCACCGCGCGGTGACGCTCGAGGGCGAGGAGGTGGTGGTCAAGGTGCAGCGGCCGGGCATCTCCGCGCGGATCGACTCGGACCTGGGCGTCTTGCGCTCGCTGGCCAAGCTGCTCGAGGCGGTGGTGGAGGAGACGGGCATCTACTCGCCCACGGGCATCATCGACGAGTTCGACCGGGCCATCCACGAGGAGCTGGACTTCATCCAGGAGGCCGCGAACATCCGCGCCTTCCAGGAGAACCACCGCAACCGGCCGTACATGACCATTCCCCAGGTGCACGCGGGGCTGAGCAGCCGCACGGTGCTCACCATGCAGTTCGTGCGGGGCGTGAAGGTGAGCCAGGCGCAGCTGTCCCCCGAGGACCGGCGCGAGGTGGCGGGCCACCTGCTCGACACGAGCTTCCGCCAGCTCTTCGAGGACGGGCTGTTCCATGGAGACCCCCACCCGGGCAACATCCTGGTGCTGGAGGGCAACCGGGTGGCGCTGCTGGACTTCGGCGTGGTGGGCCGGCTCACGCGCGCCATGCAGGAGACGCTGGTGATGCTGGTGCTGGCGGTGGCGCTCAAGGACAGCGACTCCGTGGCGCGCATCCTCTACCGGATTGGCGCGCCGGACGCGCGCGCCAACCTGATGGGCTTCCGCAACGACATCGAGAGCGTGCTGGGCAAGTACCTCACGACGACGCTGGGCCAGGTGGACGCGCGCAGCGTGCTGCGGGACCTGTTGGATCTGGCGGTGAAGTACCACATCCGCGTGCCCAAGGAGTACGCGCTGCTGGGCCGGGCCTCGGTGTCCACCGAGGGCATCCTGCGCACGCTCCACCCGGACCTGAACGTGATCGAGGTGGCGATGCCCTACGCCAAGGAGCTGCTCGCGGACCGGTACGATCCGAGCCAGCTCCAGGGCGGGCTCATGCGCACGCTCCTGCGCTTCCAGTCCATGGCGGCGGACCTGCCCACGCAGCTGTCGCAGATCCTCCTGGACCTGGAGTCGGGGAAGTTCAGTGTGACGGTGCGCGCGGAGCAGTTCGACCGGCTCAACGAGAGCCTGCGCACCGCGGCGATCGTCATGTTCCTGGGCCTGTGCGCCTGCGGCACCATCGTGGGCGTGTTCATCTCCTTCGCCCAGGCGCCGCCGTGGCAGTACCACGGCCTGCCCGTGCTGGGCCTGTTGGGCGTGGCCATGTCCGCGGCGCTCTTCGGCGCGACCTTCACCTGGTACCTCTTCGGCAACCGCATCGGCTTTGGCAAGGTGCGCGTGCGCAAGTGGCTCGGGCCCGCGACCAAGCCTCCGCTCAAGTAG
- the nhaA gene encoding Na+/H+ antiporter NhaA, translated as METQPRPPPPRLFQVATAPLQAFFRLEASSGILLALCAVAAMVWANSPWSAGYGALFDAPLSLGVGGAPSHFTFRELINDGLMTIFFFLVGMEIKRELATGELRTVSRALLPLIAALGGMVVPAAVYIALNAGTPAMKGWAIPMATDIAFAIGCLTLLKGRVSHGLVVFLTALAIFDDIGGILVIALFYGSGLHVEWLLGGLGLTGVLWACNHYYVRNGVVYALLGTGLWYALHHGGIHSTIAGVITGMMIPARPVRRGREVLEELRGFIDELLRAPQDEAVRTQQLLHIEEQMEDIEPPLTRFVHLWHGWVSYGIVPLFALANSGIDVRGMHLADLLAPLPLGVLLGLFVGKQVGIFLFTWVAVKAGVSEMPGGSGLGQLHGVAVVAGIGFTVALFVAGLAFAQEPELLSQAKLGILLGSLLSGVVGYGILRLARPPRPQEG; from the coding sequence ATGGAGACCCAACCCCGCCCGCCCCCGCCCCGGCTGTTCCAGGTCGCCACCGCGCCGTTGCAGGCCTTCTTCCGGTTGGAAGCCAGCAGCGGCATCCTCCTGGCGCTGTGCGCCGTGGCGGCCATGGTCTGGGCCAACTCGCCCTGGTCGGCGGGCTATGGCGCGCTCTTCGACGCGCCGCTGTCCCTGGGGGTGGGCGGGGCCCCCTCGCACTTCACCTTCCGCGAACTCATCAACGACGGGTTGATGACGATCTTCTTCTTCCTGGTGGGCATGGAGATCAAGCGCGAGCTGGCCACGGGCGAGCTGCGCACGGTGTCCCGGGCCCTCCTGCCGCTCATCGCGGCGCTGGGGGGCATGGTGGTGCCCGCGGCCGTCTACATCGCGCTCAACGCGGGCACGCCGGCCATGAAGGGCTGGGCCATTCCCATGGCCACGGACATCGCGTTCGCCATCGGGTGCCTCACCCTGCTCAAGGGCCGGGTGAGCCATGGCCTGGTGGTGTTCCTCACCGCGCTGGCCATCTTCGACGACATCGGCGGCATCCTCGTCATCGCCCTGTTCTACGGCTCGGGCCTGCACGTGGAGTGGCTGCTCGGGGGGCTGGGCCTCACGGGGGTGCTGTGGGCCTGCAACCACTACTACGTGCGCAACGGCGTGGTGTACGCGCTGCTGGGCACGGGGCTCTGGTACGCCCTGCACCATGGCGGCATCCACTCGACCATCGCGGGCGTCATCACGGGCATGATGATCCCCGCGCGGCCCGTGCGCCGGGGCCGTGAGGTGCTCGAGGAGCTGCGCGGCTTCATCGACGAGCTGTTGCGCGCGCCCCAGGACGAGGCGGTGCGCACCCAGCAGCTCCTGCACATCGAGGAGCAGATGGAGGACATCGAGCCGCCGCTCACGCGCTTCGTGCACCTGTGGCACGGCTGGGTGTCCTACGGAATCGTGCCGCTGTTCGCCCTGGCCAACTCGGGCATCGACGTGCGGGGCATGCACCTGGCGGACCTGCTCGCGCCCCTGCCGCTGGGGGTTCTGCTGGGCCTGTTCGTGGGCAAACAGGTGGGCATCTTCCTGTTCACCTGGGTGGCGGTGAAGGCGGGCGTGTCCGAGATGCCGGGCGGGTCGGGACTCGGGCAGCTGCATGGCGTGGCGGTGGTGGCGGGCATCGGCTTCACCGTGGCGCTGTTCGTCGCGGGGCTGGCCTTCGCCCAGGAGCCCGAGCTGCTGTCCCAGGCGAAGCTGGGCATCCTCCTGGGCTCGCTGCTCTCGGGCGTGGTCGGCTATGGAATCCTGCGCCTGGCGCGGCCCCCCCGGCCCCAGGAAGGTTGA
- the mutS gene encoding DNA mismatch repair protein MutS produces MMRQYLEVKALNPDAILFFRLGDFYEMFFEDAIRASELLQITLTARAKNAEKVPMAGVPYHSARRYIARLVEHGLKVAICEQVEEAGSAPGIVRREVTRVITPGMVLDEESLEPRASNFLAAVYPGAEGFGAALLEASTGEFFTLEAETSQELVEALARVEPRELLVPEGFRDSPETTFVTSRLNKPPAVAELEKAAFEPARAAVYLRGHFAVQSLEAFGLQDAPLATGAAGAALRYLKDTQKTAAAHVDRLSRQQRGGHLVMDESSRANLEVLRTLRDGGRKGSLLGVLDRTATGLGARKLGRWLAAPLCSLPEINARLDAVDELSRRSVWREELTGILKEVGDIERLCGRLSLGAGSARDLRALAVSLAQLPRLSAALARCESGLLKSLAGPLGALPELTQVLLSAVVDEPPAVLKEGGFIRPGFHAELDKLVELSTSGKDFLLKLETRERERTGINSLKIRFNRVFGYYLEVTKSNLNSVPPDYIRKQTMVGAERFVTPELKEYEEKVLTAEERRCALELELFEQLRAQVVKEAPRLRSAAEGVATADALLSLARCAAEYGYVRPVVDDSEVLTITGGRHPVVERVLGAGEAFVPNDVKLDSGESQILIITGPNMAGKSTVMRQVALTVLMAQAGSFVPAASARIGLSDRIFTRVGAADNLARGQSTFMVEMTETSHILHHATRRSLVILDEIGRGTSTYDGLSIAWAVAEHLHDKCGARTLFATHYHELVDLAREKPRVKNLCIAVKEQGGKVLFLRKLVPGGANRSYGIEVARLAGLPPEVVERARDILRNLESGEFDDNGKPRLARRGAKASAPAPGQLGLFGGGSAGPTLAPAQQKVLESLQAASLNELTPLEALNLLAKLQRELK; encoded by the coding sequence ATGATGCGGCAGTACCTCGAGGTCAAGGCGCTCAATCCGGACGCCATCCTCTTCTTCCGGCTGGGAGACTTCTACGAGATGTTCTTCGAGGACGCCATCCGCGCCTCGGAGCTCTTGCAGATCACCCTCACCGCGCGGGCCAAGAACGCGGAGAAGGTGCCCATGGCGGGCGTGCCCTACCACTCGGCGCGCCGCTACATCGCCCGGCTCGTGGAGCACGGCCTCAAGGTGGCCATCTGCGAGCAGGTGGAGGAGGCGGGCAGCGCGCCGGGCATCGTGCGCCGCGAGGTGACGCGGGTCATCACCCCGGGCATGGTGCTGGACGAGGAGTCGCTCGAGCCCCGGGCGAGCAACTTCCTGGCCGCCGTGTACCCGGGCGCCGAGGGCTTCGGCGCGGCGCTGCTGGAGGCCAGCACGGGCGAGTTCTTCACCCTGGAGGCGGAGACGAGCCAGGAGCTGGTGGAGGCGCTCGCCCGGGTGGAGCCGCGCGAGCTGCTCGTGCCCGAGGGCTTCCGCGACAGCCCGGAGACGACCTTCGTCACCTCGCGGCTCAACAAGCCCCCGGCGGTGGCGGAGCTGGAGAAGGCGGCATTCGAGCCCGCGCGGGCGGCGGTGTACCTGCGGGGCCACTTCGCGGTGCAGTCGCTGGAGGCGTTCGGCCTGCAGGACGCGCCCCTGGCCACCGGCGCGGCGGGCGCGGCGCTGCGCTACCTCAAGGACACGCAGAAGACGGCCGCGGCGCACGTGGACCGGCTCAGCCGCCAGCAGCGCGGCGGGCACCTCGTCATGGACGAGTCCTCGCGCGCCAACCTGGAAGTGCTGCGCACCCTGCGCGATGGCGGGCGCAAGGGCTCGCTGCTGGGCGTGCTGGACCGCACGGCGACGGGGCTCGGGGCGCGCAAGCTCGGCCGGTGGCTCGCGGCTCCGCTGTGCTCGCTGCCGGAGATCAACGCCCGCCTGGACGCGGTGGACGAGCTGTCCCGGCGCAGCGTGTGGCGCGAGGAGCTCACGGGCATCCTCAAGGAAGTCGGCGACATCGAGCGGCTGTGCGGCCGGTTGTCGCTCGGCGCGGGCAGCGCGAGGGATTTGCGCGCGCTCGCGGTGTCCCTGGCGCAGCTGCCCCGGCTGTCGGCGGCGCTCGCGCGCTGCGAGTCCGGCCTGCTCAAGAGCCTCGCGGGGCCACTCGGGGCGCTGCCGGAGCTCACCCAGGTGCTCCTGTCCGCGGTGGTGGACGAGCCCCCGGCGGTCCTCAAGGAGGGCGGCTTCATCCGGCCGGGCTTCCACGCCGAGCTGGACAAGCTCGTGGAGCTGTCCACTTCCGGCAAGGACTTCCTGCTGAAGCTCGAGACGCGTGAGCGCGAGCGCACGGGCATCAATTCGCTGAAGATCCGCTTCAACCGCGTCTTCGGGTACTACCTGGAGGTGACGAAGTCGAACCTGAACTCCGTGCCCCCGGACTACATCCGCAAGCAGACGATGGTGGGCGCCGAGCGCTTCGTCACGCCGGAGCTCAAGGAGTACGAGGAGAAGGTGCTCACGGCCGAGGAGCGGCGGTGCGCGCTGGAGCTGGAGCTGTTCGAGCAGCTGCGGGCCCAGGTGGTGAAGGAGGCGCCACGGCTGCGCTCGGCGGCGGAGGGCGTGGCCACGGCGGACGCGCTCTTGTCGCTGGCGCGGTGCGCGGCCGAGTACGGCTACGTGCGCCCGGTGGTGGACGACTCCGAGGTGCTCACCATCACCGGCGGCCGTCACCCGGTGGTGGAGCGCGTGCTGGGGGCGGGCGAGGCGTTCGTTCCCAACGACGTGAAGCTGGACTCGGGCGAGTCGCAGATCCTCATCATCACGGGCCCGAACATGGCGGGCAAGAGCACCGTCATGCGGCAGGTGGCGCTCACGGTGCTCATGGCGCAGGCGGGCTCGTTCGTGCCGGCGGCCTCGGCGCGCATCGGCCTGAGTGATCGCATCTTCACGCGCGTGGGCGCGGCGGACAACCTGGCGCGGGGCCAGTCCACCTTCATGGTGGAGATGACGGAGACGAGCCACATCCTGCACCACGCCACGCGGCGCAGCCTCGTCATCCTGGACGAGATTGGCCGCGGCACGTCCACCTACGACGGCCTGTCCATCGCCTGGGCGGTGGCCGAGCACCTGCACGACAAGTGTGGCGCGCGCACGCTCTTCGCCACGCACTACCACGAGCTGGTGGACCTGGCGCGCGAGAAGCCCCGGGTGAAGAACCTCTGCATCGCCGTGAAGGAGCAGGGCGGCAAGGTGCTCTTCCTGCGCAAGCTCGTGCCCGGCGGCGCCAACCGCTCGTATGGCATCGAAGTGGCGCGGCTCGCCGGCCTGCCCCCCGAGGTGGTGGAGCGCGCCCGGGACATCCTGCGCAACCTGGAATCCGGCGAGTTCGACGACAACGGCAAGCCCCGGCTCGCGCGGCGGGGTGCCAAGGCGAGCGCGCCCGCGCCGGGACAGCTCGGCCTGTTCGGCGGTGGGAGCGCGGGCCCCACGCTCGCGCCCGCGCAGCAGAAGGTCTTGGAGTCCTTGCAGGCGGCCTCGCTCAACGAGCTGACGCCGCTGGAGGCGCTCAACCTGCTGGCGAAGCTGCAGCGCGAGCTCAAGTAG
- a CDS encoding Ig-like domain-containing protein, which yields MSSRRFFLSTALFLAGCGDSSPVPASSPRLEAVTVSCTPTQVVAGQSAQCSASATDQEGAPFAVSAFTWTSSDSARAQVDASGGVRAQAAGPLTIRASATSGGITRQGEASLTVSDRPATVHAAPITASETWRLADSPHEVRGQLSVSTGATLTLEPGVVVRFAPDAELRVQGALLAPGSAQAPVQLLGVALTPGSWRGLVFSASGSASSLSHVSLRGCGAPSGEGACLSLRDSAAPLLQDVSVRQSGSVGVLADASSGFGPGSSRLSVSDSAGVAVRMSANLADSLPSSSSFSGNAADAAELSGNVTRSQAWSGSFLVPETLRVEGTLTTGITLTIAAGSVLRFAPRAEMLVGYDENLASLVVEGTAAAPVRFTADAASPQPGHWRGVYVASEMTTSSRLAHATFEYAGAEGALVGTRANLSIGGICETCVTLTDVTVQKSSGPGLVLYSSLNPESARLTSRDNGQYALSIAPRLVPLIAKDSTFSGNALGIELMAGHVNDSQTWPKLGLPYVITNFVYVGSQSPPTLTLAPGTEVRFAPGAFLSVGTRVGNFPGKLIAQGTAQAPIRFVPDAASPAPGYWRGLHFGRADGSRLEHVEISHGGGTGEPGIYRLYGAGNLNIYREIGPLLHPHPLHLGQGLRHHRQPGHP from the coding sequence ATGTCTTCCCGTCGCTTCTTCCTCTCCACCGCCTTGTTCCTGGCTGGCTGTGGAGACTCTTCTCCCGTCCCCGCTTCTTCTCCCCGGCTCGAGGCCGTCACCGTCAGCTGCACGCCGACGCAGGTGGTGGCGGGACAGAGCGCGCAGTGCAGCGCGAGCGCCACGGACCAGGAGGGCGCCCCCTTCGCCGTCTCCGCCTTCACCTGGACGAGCAGCGACAGCGCCCGGGCCCAGGTGGACGCCTCGGGCGGGGTGCGTGCCCAGGCCGCCGGCCCCCTCACCATCCGCGCCAGCGCCACCTCGGGCGGCATCACCCGCCAGGGCGAGGCCTCCCTGACGGTCTCCGACCGCCCGGCCACCGTGCACGCCGCCCCCATTACCGCCTCCGAGACGTGGCGCCTGGCCGACAGCCCCCACGAGGTGCGTGGCCAGCTGTCCGTGAGCACTGGCGCCACCCTCACCCTGGAGCCGGGCGTCGTCGTGCGCTTCGCTCCGGACGCCGAGCTGCGCGTACAGGGCGCCCTGTTGGCCCCCGGCTCCGCCCAGGCCCCCGTCCAGCTGCTCGGTGTGGCGCTCACCCCTGGCTCCTGGCGCGGCCTGGTGTTCTCCGCCTCGGGCAGCGCCTCCTCCCTCTCCCATGTCTCCCTGCGGGGCTGTGGTGCCCCCTCCGGCGAGGGCGCCTGCCTCTCCCTGCGCGACTCGGCCGCCCCCCTCCTCCAGGACGTCTCCGTGCGCCAGAGCGGCTCGGTGGGCGTGCTCGCCGACGCCTCCAGCGGCTTCGGCCCCGGCTCCTCCCGCCTGTCCGTCTCCGACAGCGCCGGTGTCGCCGTGCGCATGAGCGCCAACCTCGCCGACTCCCTGCCCTCCTCCTCTTCCTTCTCCGGCAACGCCGCCGACGCCGCCGAGCTCTCCGGCAACGTCACCCGCTCCCAAGCCTGGTCCGGCTCCTTCCTCGTCCCGGAAACCCTGCGGGTCGAGGGGACGCTCACCACGGGCATCACCCTCACCATCGCCGCCGGCAGCGTGCTGCGCTTCGCGCCCCGGGCCGAGATGCTCGTGGGCTATGACGAGAACCTCGCCTCGCTCGTGGTGGAGGGCACGGCCGCCGCGCCCGTGCGCTTCACCGCCGACGCCGCCAGCCCCCAGCCCGGCCACTGGCGTGGCGTGTACGTCGCTTCTGAAATGACCACTTCCAGCCGACTGGCACATGCCACGTTCGAGTACGCCGGGGCCGAGGGCGCCCTTGTCGGAACCCGTGCCAACCTGAGCATCGGCGGAATCTGTGAGACGTGTGTCACCCTCACGGATGTCACCGTCCAGAAGAGCAGCGGCCCTGGCCTCGTGCTCTATTCGTCCCTGAATCCCGAATCGGCCCGGCTCACCTCGCGTGACAACGGTCAGTACGCGCTCTCGATCGCGCCAAGACTTGTCCCCCTCATCGCCAAAGACAGTACCTTCAGCGGCAATGCCCTCGGCATCGAACTCATGGCCGGCCATGTCAATGACAGTCAGACCTGGCCCAAGCTGGGCCTGCCTTATGTGATTACCAACTTCGTCTATGTGGGCTCACAAAGCCCCCCCACCCTCACCCTTGCGCCGGGGACGGAAGTCCGCTTCGCGCCCGGCGCGTTCCTGAGCGTGGGCACGCGCGTCGGCAATTTCCCGGGCAAGCTCATCGCCCAGGGGACGGCCCAGGCGCCCATCCGCTTCGTTCCCGATGCGGCCTCCCCCGCTCCCGGCTATTGGCGTGGCCTGCACTTCGGTCGGGCCGATGGCAGTCGCCTCGAGCATGTCGAAATCTCTCACGGCGGCGGCACGGGCGAGCCCGGCATCTACAGGCTCTACGGCGCTGGCAACCTCAATATCTACCGGGAGATTGGTCCCCTTCTTCACCCACACCCGCTTCACCTGGGCCAAGGACTGCGCCATCACCGGCAGCCCGGGCACCCGTGA